The following proteins are co-located in the Patescibacteria group bacterium genome:
- the rpsL gene encoding 30S ribosomal protein S12, which produces MPTINQLIRKGRTSAKRKSKSPAMQYTHDSLHRLRTVLPKGAPFKRGVCVKVTTMTPKKPNSALRKIARIRLSNGTEVTAYIPGEGHNLQEHSIVMIRGGRVKDLPGVRYHIVRGRYDATGVEGRNRSRSLYGTKKPKAAKAKK; this is translated from the coding sequence ATGCCCACCATCAATCAACTCATTAGAAAGGGCCGTACGTCTGCTAAGCGCAAGAGCAAGTCTCCGGCCATGCAGTACACGCACGATTCCCTGCACCGTTTGCGCACCGTTCTCCCTAAGGGGGCTCCGTTTAAGCGCGGCGTGTGTGTGAAGGTCACCACCATGACTCCAAAAAAGCCAAACTCGGCTTTGCGTAAGATTGCGCGTATTCGCCTTTCTAACGGCACGGAAGTCACGGCCTACATTCCTGGCGAAGGTCACAACCTCCAGGAACACTCCATTGTTATGATTCGCGGCGGACGTGTGAAGGACCTTCCTGGTGTGCGTTATCACATCGTGCGCGGACGCTATGACGCCACCGGCGTTGAGGGCCGCAACCGTAGCCGTTCACTGTACGGTACAAAGAAACCAAAGGCTGCCAAGGCAAAGAAGTAA
- a CDS encoding site-2 protease family protein gives MFLSLLFTSPFLALAWATALILSLTVHEFAHALVGKWRGDDTAEQLGRLTLNPLAHLDIAGTLMLLIVGFGWAKPVPFNPTRLKNPLADGIAIALAGPFANLILAVIAAGVFHGLAKSGSLDPNSILPAFLIFVLLVNMLLLFFNLIPVPPLDGSKVLDAALVHGNALQARDWLEVNGPKILLGLVILSLVTPFNVFVVVQAPATIACDQLSQTSCLGLLEQYLGE, from the coding sequence ATGTTCTTATCTCTTCTCTTCACATCGCCATTTCTCGCTTTGGCCTGGGCCACGGCGTTGATTTTGTCGCTCACTGTCCACGAGTTCGCGCACGCGCTCGTGGGGAAGTGGAGAGGAGACGATACCGCTGAACAGCTGGGGAGACTGACGTTGAACCCGCTAGCCCATCTCGATATCGCCGGCACGCTTATGTTACTTATTGTTGGTTTTGGTTGGGCTAAGCCGGTGCCATTTAATCCTACTCGCCTCAAGAATCCGCTGGCCGATGGAATTGCCATCGCGCTCGCTGGCCCCTTCGCCAACCTTATTTTGGCTGTTATTGCAGCCGGAGTTTTTCACGGACTCGCTAAGTCAGGGTCGCTCGATCCTAATTCTATCTTGCCGGCGTTCTTGATTTTTGTGCTGCTCGTGAACATGCTTTTACTTTTCTTTAACCTTATTCCAGTTCCACCGCTCGATGGCTCGAAGGTCCTCGATGCGGCGCTCGTGCATGGTAACGCGCTTCAGGCTCGCGACTGGTTGGAGGTGAATGGTCCGAAGATTCTGCTGGGTTTGGTTATTCTTTCTTTGGTGACTCCGTTTAATGTTTTTGTGGTGGTGCAGGCACCAGCCACCATCGCCTGCGATCAGCTCTCTCAAACGTCATGCCTGGGTCTTCTCGAGCAATATCTTGGAGAATAG
- the rpsG gene encoding 30S ribosomal protein S7: MRGKAAVKRVLIPDFKYGNVLVAKLINYVMKDGKKSTAERVVYDCFAIVAEETKEDPMVVFDNALKNITPTVEVKSKRVGGANYQVPMPVRGDRRYALAYRWLLDAARGKKGKPMAEKLAEEIMLAAKNEGDSVKKRADVQRMADANRAFAHFAR; the protein is encoded by the coding sequence ATGCGTGGTAAAGCTGCTGTTAAGCGCGTTCTCATTCCCGACTTTAAGTATGGGAATGTTTTGGTTGCAAAGCTCATCAATTACGTCATGAAGGATGGTAAGAAGTCTACGGCCGAACGGGTCGTGTATGATTGTTTTGCGATTGTTGCCGAGGAAACAAAAGAAGACCCAATGGTTGTCTTTGATAACGCTCTCAAAAACATCACGCCAACCGTTGAAGTGAAGAGCAAGCGCGTTGGTGGTGCTAACTACCAGGTGCCTATGCCGGTTCGCGGTGATCGCCGCTACGCTTTGGCGTACCGCTGGCTCCTGGACGCCGCTCGCGGCAAGAAGGGCAAGCCAATGGCCGAGAAGCTCGCAGAAGAGATTATGCTCGCCGCTAAGAATGAAGGTGACTCCGTGAAGAAGCGTGCCGACGTTCAGCGTATGGCTGATGCCAACCGTGCCTTCGCTCACTTCG